The following proteins come from a genomic window of Finegoldia magna ATCC 29328:
- a CDS encoding glycosyltransferase family 4 protein, with protein sequence MKILITTDTYRPTINGVVTSIESLKKALNRLGHDVRILTFSDSFNSKKEEDIYYMGSLGAGKFYPDARMNKLFYNRFYEDIMEWKPDIVHSQTEFTMFIQARRIAKDLDIPLLHTYHTVYEDYTHYFSLNKKIGKELAKQFTKQIIRFTDGVIVPTKKIYNLLKDYNIHEEIYVVPTGINVQKLSECDDFDIRSGYKIPKDKHIILFLGRIGKEKNITEILNYLENIERDDIVFIIAGAGPFLTELKEIGLNSKIKNRLIFTGMIDSSKVGNFYSQADVFVSASTSETQGLTFIEAMACSTPIICRHDDCLEGVLIDGKTGFGYDTEEEFIEYLNRILGNEELRCEMGRNCKRLVDENYTEDSFANKIEKIYKKVIEEYAKSIQ encoded by the coding sequence ATGAAGATATTAATAACTACAGATACATACAGACCAACTATAAATGGAGTGGTAACTTCTATTGAATCATTAAAAAAAGCTTTAAATAGATTGGGACATGATGTTAGAATTTTAACCTTTTCAGATAGTTTTAATTCTAAAAAAGAAGAAGACATTTATTATATGGGTTCTTTAGGAGCTGGGAAATTTTATCCTGATGCTAGAATGAATAAATTATTTTATAATAGATTTTATGAAGATATAATGGAGTGGAAACCAGATATTGTCCATTCACAGACAGAATTTACTATGTTTATTCAAGCGAGAAGAATAGCTAAAGACCTTGATATTCCACTTTTGCATACTTACCACACTGTTTACGAAGATTATACACATTATTTCTCTTTAAATAAGAAAATTGGTAAAGAACTTGCCAAACAGTTCACAAAACAGATTATTAGATTTACTGACGGTGTAATAGTTCCGACTAAGAAAATATATAATTTATTGAAAGACTATAATATTCACGAAGAAATATATGTAGTTCCAACGGGTATTAATGTTCAAAAATTATCTGAGTGCGATGATTTTGATATAAGAAGTGGTTATAAGATTCCAAAAGATAAGCATATAATTCTATTTCTAGGCAGAATTGGTAAAGAAAAAAATATAACTGAAATTCTTAATTATCTTGAAAACATTGAAAGAGATGATATAGTATTTATTATTGCGGGCGCTGGACCATTTTTAACAGAGTTAAAAGAGATTGGGCTGAACTCTAAGATAAAAAACAGATTAATATTTACGGGAATGATTGATTCATCAAAAGTAGGAAACTTTTATTCCCAAGCAGATGTATTCGTGTCAGCCTCAACATCGGAAACACAAGGTTTGACTTTTATTGAGGCGATGGCTTGTTCAACGCCAATTATCTGCAGACACGATGATTGCCTGGAAGGTGTGTTAATTGACGGCAAAACAGGATTTGGTTACGATACTGAAGAAGAGTTTATAGAGTATTTGAATAGAATTTTGGGTAATGAAGAGTTAAGATGCGAAATGGGACGAAACTGTAAGCGATTAGTAGATGAAAATTATACTGAAGATTCTTTCGCTAATAAGATAGAAAAGATATATAAAAAGGTAATTGAAGAATATGCAAAATCTATTCAATAG
- a CDS encoding YcjF family protein — protein sequence MNNYDLINEVLGKTSEEIKKMTPINILLVGKTGVGKSTLINGMFRDNLAETGIGKPVTKYLQKITKENIPINLYDTQGLELNAQNQREVLAEITTLLNDLEHNGAKDKIHLIYYCINSNGARIEDSEIALINSLKQFAPVIIVLTQSLGENSEKLKEYIENLDLNVADIIEILAKPYRINDMVVEEKGLKELMTKSFDLLDEEIKNSFINAQHVDIDLKVKTARRWAKRYIKTAFGIGFVPIPFSDASLLVPMQIGMIAHINSIFGISMDKQRVASIIAAIGGTGGATFAGRFIVTNALKFIPGIGSIAGGLISAATASIMTTALAMSYIEVLNYIAKREKLGINMDFSEIEKLMQKTYTEYLKNRKKKEDE from the coding sequence ATGAATAATTACGATTTAATAAACGAAGTGCTTGGTAAAACAAGTGAAGAAATAAAAAAAATGACTCCAATTAATATTCTTTTGGTAGGAAAAACCGGAGTTGGTAAATCAACACTAATTAATGGAATGTTTAGAGATAATTTAGCAGAAACTGGAATAGGGAAGCCTGTCACTAAATATTTACAAAAAATTACAAAAGAAAATATTCCTATTAATTTATATGACACCCAAGGGCTTGAACTTAATGCACAAAATCAAAGAGAAGTACTCGCTGAAATTACAACTCTTTTAAATGACTTAGAACATAATGGAGCAAAAGATAAAATTCATTTAATATATTATTGTATCAACTCGAATGGAGCTAGGATAGAAGATTCTGAAATAGCTTTGATTAATTCTTTAAAACAATTTGCACCAGTAATCATAGTATTGACACAATCATTAGGCGAAAATTCTGAAAAGTTAAAAGAATATATCGAAAATCTCGATTTAAATGTAGCTGATATTATAGAAATACTTGCGAAACCATACCGAATTAATGATATGGTTGTTGAAGAAAAAGGATTAAAAGAGCTGATGACTAAAAGCTTTGATCTTTTGGATGAGGAAATTAAAAATTCTTTTATTAATGCCCAACATGTTGACATTGACTTAAAAGTTAAAACGGCAAGACGTTGGGCAAAAAGATATATAAAAACAGCTTTTGGTATTGGATTTGTTCCTATACCATTTTCGGATGCATCATTATTAGTGCCTATGCAAATTGGAATGATAGCTCACATTAACTCTATATTTGGAATATCTATGGATAAGCAAAGAGTAGCTTCAATTATTGCGGCGATAGGAGGAACTGGAGGAGCGACTTTTGCAGGAAGATTTATAGTTACCAATGCATTAAAATTTATTCCGGGAATAGGAAGCATTGCCGGGGGATTGATTTCCGCTGCAACAGCATCAATAATGACAACTGCATTGGCTATGAGTTATATTGAAGTTTTGAATTATATTGCAAAAAGAGAAAAGCTAGGAATAAATATGGATTTTTCTGAAATTGAAAAATTAATGCAAAAAACTTATACAGAATATTTGAAGAATAGGAAGAAAAAAGAAGATGAATGA
- a CDS encoding carbon starvation CstA family protein → MILFIVGILILFVGGYFYGKYCEKVFQPDDRITPAISMADGVDFVEMKKWKNQLIELLNIAGTGPILGPIQGILFGPIAFITIPIGCVLAGATHDYFIGMMSMRNEGAQVPKMIRKYMGKTTNKVYNIVIWILMLLVGVVFIYTPGDLIVNDILHMDVDGGIIWVVYGIILIYYLLATLFPIDKIIGRVYPIFGAILIVSAIGVLGGVFLDGGANLHNITEGVLLSKHPLGQSFIPVFFITVACGILSGFHGSQITLISRTVKNEHEGRSTFYNMMIAEGLIAMCWASGAMVLFNRGTALDTNATLMVGIISKTFMGKIGGLFAIIGVIVLPITSGDTAFRSLRLMIGEQFNISQKSVKNRILLSLLIYVFAIAILYFAKTNGNGFNLLWRYFGFTNQLVAVFALMLITVYLYINKKNYFITMIPGMFYAFIVSSYIAHADLGLSLDKRLGMDGYLASYIVGFIFVVLFTVFVIKKGKIGQTKSELIG, encoded by the coding sequence ATGATTTTATTTATAGTCGGTATATTAATTTTATTTGTCGGCGGTTATTTTTATGGAAAATACTGCGAAAAAGTATTCCAACCAGACGATAGAATAACACCTGCTATATCAATGGCTGATGGTGTAGACTTTGTCGAAATGAAAAAATGGAAGAATCAACTCATTGAGCTTCTAAATATCGCAGGAACTGGACCTATTTTAGGACCGATTCAAGGTATTTTATTTGGGCCTATAGCTTTTATAACTATTCCAATAGGATGTGTTTTAGCGGGAGCAACTCACGATTATTTCATAGGAATGATGTCTATGAGAAATGAAGGTGCTCAAGTTCCCAAAATGATAAGAAAGTATATGGGGAAAACTACTAATAAAGTTTATAATATTGTTATTTGGATATTAATGCTTTTAGTTGGTGTAGTATTTATTTATACTCCAGGAGATTTAATTGTTAATGACATTCTACATATGGATGTCGATGGTGGAATAATTTGGGTTGTATATGGAATTATTTTGATTTATTATCTATTAGCTACACTTTTTCCGATTGATAAGATAATAGGAAGAGTTTATCCTATTTTTGGTGCTATTTTAATAGTCAGTGCTATTGGTGTATTAGGCGGCGTTTTCCTAGATGGCGGAGCTAATTTGCACAATATTACTGAAGGGGTTTTATTAAGTAAGCATCCTTTGGGTCAAAGTTTTATTCCGGTATTTTTTATCACAGTTGCTTGTGGAATTCTTTCTGGATTTCACGGATCACAAATTACACTTATTTCTAGAACTGTAAAAAATGAACATGAAGGAAGATCAACATTCTACAATATGATGATTGCAGAAGGACTTATAGCTATGTGTTGGGCTTCAGGTGCTATGGTACTTTTCAATAGAGGTACAGCACTGGATACTAACGCTACTTTAATGGTTGGTATAATTTCTAAAACTTTTATGGGCAAAATTGGTGGCTTGTTTGCAATTATAGGAGTAATTGTATTACCAATTACAAGTGGAGATACTGCATTTAGATCGCTTCGTTTAATGATAGGTGAACAATTCAATATAAGTCAAAAATCCGTTAAAAATAGAATTTTGTTAAGCTTACTCATTTATGTTTTTGCTATCGCGATTCTTTATTTTGCCAAGACAAATGGAAATGGATTTAACTTATTATGGAGATACTTCGGTTTTACTAATCAATTGGTAGCTGTATTTGCTTTAATGTTGATTACAGTATATTTATATATCAATAAGAAAAATTACTTTATAACAATGATACCAGGAATGTTTTATGCATTTATAGTTTCAAGTTATATTGCGCATGCTGATTTGGGATTATCACTTGATAAGAGATTAGGAATGGATGGATACTTAGCAAGTTATATTGTAGGTTTCATATTCGTAGTTTTATTTACAGTATTTGTTATTAAAAAAGGTAAAATTGGACAAACTAAATCAGAATTAATAGGATAA
- a CDS encoding TVP38/TMEM64 family protein: MQNLFNRIIESDNRKFQIIIHVLNVIGILISIGVMIYAWRTGILKDIDKFQDFMNRFGKSAALIFILFQIMQVIIPIIPGGITCLGGVILFGPWMGFVYNYVSICIGSIIVFFIGRKYGTPLIIAIFGEKAYNKYIKILTKKNRFDNVFAALIFFPIAPDDMLCYIAGTTKIKFKKYFWIIILGKPMSIALYSLGLEVLFKKLILRI, encoded by the coding sequence ATGCAAAATCTATTCAATAGGATAATCGAATCTGACAATAGAAAATTTCAAATTATTATTCATGTTTTAAATGTTATAGGAATACTTATAAGTATTGGTGTTATGATCTACGCATGGAGAACAGGAATATTAAAAGATATCGATAAATTTCAGGACTTTATGAACAGGTTTGGAAAATCTGCTGCTTTGATATTTATTTTGTTTCAAATTATGCAAGTAATTATACCAATTATTCCCGGCGGAATCACCTGCTTGGGTGGAGTAATATTATTTGGACCATGGATGGGATTTGTATACAATTACGTTAGTATTTGTATAGGATCAATCATCGTGTTTTTTATTGGTAGAAAATACGGTACTCCTTTGATTATAGCAATTTTTGGAGAAAAAGCTTATAACAAATACATAAAAATTCTTACAAAAAAGAATAGATTTGATAATGTATTTGCAGCATTAATATTTTTTCCGATAGCACCAGATGATATGCTATGCTACATAGCAGGAACAACAAAAATAAAATTTAAAAAATATTTCTGGATAATTATATTAGGAAAGCCTATGTCAATAGCGCTTTATTCACTGGGACTGGAAGTATTATTCAAGAAACTGATATTAAGGATTTAA
- the folE gene encoding GTP cyclohydrolase I FolE yields the protein MDKEKIEQAVSMIIEAIGEDPNREGLLETPQRVARMYEEIFSGLNQDAKTHLSKSFEIVDDNMVIEKDIPFYSMCEHHLLPFWGKVNIAYIPNKRVAGLSKLARTVDVYSKKPQLQERLNIEIADALMEYLNCKGCLVTIEAEHMCMNMRGVKKPGTSTMTSVARGAFEEDLDLKNEAYRLMGL from the coding sequence ATGGATAAAGAAAAAATAGAACAAGCAGTATCGATGATAATAGAAGCAATTGGTGAGGATCCAAACAGAGAAGGGTTGTTGGAAACACCTCAAAGAGTTGCCAGAATGTATGAAGAAATTTTCAGTGGGTTAAACCAAGATGCAAAAACACATTTGTCAAAATCATTTGAAATAGTTGATGACAATATGGTAATTGAAAAGGATATTCCTTTTTATTCGATGTGTGAACATCATTTACTACCATTTTGGGGGAAAGTTAATATTGCATACATTCCTAACAAAAGAGTTGCAGGTTTGTCAAAATTAGCTAGAACAGTTGATGTGTATTCAAAAAAACCACAATTACAGGAAAGATTGAATATTGAAATAGCTGATGCTTTAATGGAATATTTAAACTGCAAAGGATGTTTAGTAACTATAGAAGCAGAGCACATGTGCATGAATATGAGAGGAGTAAAAAAACCTGGAACTTCTACAATGACTTCAGTAGCAAGAGGAGCTTTTGAAGAAGATTTGGATTTAAAGAATGAAGCATATAGATTAATGGGATTATAA
- a CDS encoding hemerythrin domain-containing protein: MDSILVLEKEHENISKIIDLMKEKSIEFINSKNINVEFVKSLIFILKEYADKFHHRKEEEILFKKMQEDLGRIGQVMILNGMLVEHEIARGLIFDLGQSIKAYENDKSDENFVEVIGNLMGYRRHLQKHIEKENTVIYPYGKKNLSKERLKEVEDETIKFLEENKELHDDLMKKIEELFNM; this comes from the coding sequence ATGGATAGTATATTAGTTTTAGAAAAAGAACACGAAAATATAAGTAAAATAATTGATTTAATGAAAGAAAAGTCTATTGAGTTTATTAACAGCAAAAATATAAATGTTGAATTTGTAAAATCATTGATATTTATTTTGAAAGAATATGCGGATAAATTTCACCATAGAAAAGAAGAAGAAATACTTTTCAAAAAAATGCAAGAAGATTTGGGAAGAATCGGCCAAGTTATGATTTTAAACGGTATGCTAGTTGAACACGAGATAGCTAGGGGACTAATTTTTGATTTGGGACAAAGTATTAAAGCTTATGAAAATGATAAATCTGATGAAAATTTTGTTGAAGTTATTGGAAATTTGATGGGCTATAGAAGACATTTACAAAAGCATATCGAAAAAGAAAACACAGTTATATATCCTTATGGAAAGAAGAATTTATCTAAAGAAAGATTAAAAGAAGTTGAAGACGAAACTATAAAATTTTTAGAGGAAAATAAAGAACTACACGATGATTTAATGAAGAAAATAGAAGAATTATTTAATATGTAA
- a CDS encoding glycosyltransferase: MKILIYKGDYDLVKQSGVGQAIEHQEKALKLNNIDYTTDENEDYDIVHINTIMPKSKIFGRKAKKQGKKVIYYGHSTMEDFRNSFRGANLLSGLFKKWIISCYNIGDIIITPSLYSKNILEGYGINKKIYNLSNGIDLDKFKGDENSRKRFRDKYNLKDDDKVIISVGHLMKRKGLDDFIEVARELPEYKFIWFGHTNAKLQTTHIKKAIKNRPDNVIMAGYVDQKELVDCYHGSDLFLFMTREETEGIVLLEAFASKIKVLVRDIKIYEDMFTDGKEVIKAKTNEEFKNEIINIINGKNSTVEEAYKYVKERSVERIGEKLKNIYLKLENE, from the coding sequence ATGAAAATTTTAATATATAAAGGTGATTATGATTTAGTAAAGCAAAGTGGTGTTGGTCAAGCTATCGAACACCAGGAAAAAGCTCTGAAACTAAATAATATTGACTACACAACTGACGAAAATGAAGATTACGATATTGTTCACATAAATACTATAATGCCTAAATCTAAAATTTTTGGACGAAAAGCAAAGAAACAAGGCAAGAAAGTTATTTATTATGGACATTCCACTATGGAGGATTTTAGAAATTCTTTTCGCGGAGCAAACTTACTAAGTGGACTTTTTAAAAAATGGATTATAAGTTGCTATAACATTGGAGATATTATTATAACTCCATCATTATATTCTAAAAATATACTCGAAGGGTATGGGATTAATAAAAAAATATACAATCTATCAAATGGTATTGATTTAGATAAATTCAAGGGTGATGAAAATAGCAGAAAGAGATTTCGCGATAAATATAACTTAAAAGATGATGATAAAGTTATAATTTCTGTGGGTCATTTGATGAAGAGAAAAGGACTTGACGATTTTATAGAAGTTGCAAGAGAACTTCCAGAATATAAATTTATTTGGTTCGGGCACACTAATGCTAAACTCCAAACTACTCACATTAAAAAAGCAATAAAAAACAGACCAGATAATGTAATTATGGCTGGATATGTTGACCAAAAAGAATTGGTAGATTGTTATCATGGAAGTGATTTGTTCCTATTTATGACAAGAGAAGAAACTGAAGGAATTGTACTATTAGAGGCTTTTGCATCTAAAATAAAAGTTTTGGTCAGAGACATAAAAATTTATGAAGATATGTTTACCGATGGTAAAGAAGTGATTAAAGCAAAGACCAATGAAGAGTTTAAAAATGAAATTATTAATATAATTAATGGCAAAAATTCTACTGTTGAAGAAGCATATAAATATGTTAAAGAACGAAGTGTTGAGAGAATCGGTGAAAAGTTGAAAAATA
- the folP gene encoding dihydropteroate synthase, whose protein sequence is MLIRNKEFDFKNDAYIMGILNVTPDSFSDGGKWNDVDRAVKHVEEMIKDGASIIDIGAESTRPGYTPLSTEEELERVIPIIRKIRENFDVPISLDTYKADTLREVVKEGADILNDIWGLKSDSKMAQTAKELDIPVILMHNKDNNHYNDLMKDLNRETLESVELAKKAGIREDLIILDPGVGFALDYEKDLSVVNRIKEFVDLGYPVLLGTSRKRFIGKAMGIDVATDRDFGTAITTAIGVMNGCSIFRVHNVKQNFDAMRMALAIKREGK, encoded by the coding sequence ATGTTAATTAGAAACAAAGAGTTTGATTTTAAAAACGACGCGTATATCATGGGAATTTTGAATGTCACACCAGATTCTTTTTCAGATGGAGGGAAATGGAATGATGTAGATAGAGCTGTTAAACACGTTGAGGAAATGATAAAAGATGGAGCTAGCATAATAGATATTGGTGCCGAATCAACAAGACCTGGTTACACTCCATTATCAACAGAAGAAGAACTTGAAAGAGTTATTCCTATTATCAGAAAAATAAGAGAAAATTTCGATGTTCCAATTTCCTTGGACACTTATAAAGCTGATACTTTAAGAGAAGTTGTTAAAGAAGGTGCTGATATTTTAAATGATATATGGGGATTGAAATCTGATTCTAAAATGGCACAAACTGCTAAAGAACTAGATATACCAGTAATATTAATGCACAATAAAGACAACAATCATTATAATGATTTAATGAAAGACTTGAATAGAGAAACATTAGAGTCAGTAGAATTGGCAAAAAAAGCAGGAATTAGAGAAGATTTAATCATATTGGATCCAGGAGTAGGCTTTGCACTAGATTATGAAAAAGATTTATCGGTTGTGAATAGGATTAAAGAATTTGTCGATTTGGGATATCCAGTTTTACTAGGTACAAGTAGAAAAAGATTTATAGGAAAAGCTATGGGAATTGATGTAGCAACTGATAGGGATTTTGGAACAGCAATAACTACAGCCATTGGAGTAATGAATGGTTGCTCGATATTTAGAGTTCATAATGTAAAACAAAACTTTGACGCAATGAGAATGGCTTTGGCTATAAAAAGAGAAGGAAAGTAA
- a CDS encoding HD domain-containing protein — MKNTDIVLNHKIFNEKINKIENDEKTRVFCKHDFSHLMDVARICYIINLEENLNIDKDLIYVTALLHDLGRADEVDTGINHSILSQEIAQEILKDLDFDDISKQRIINAIKNHRTKEKNDDRFIEIFYKADKLSRMCFRCPARSICNWSEEKKNKTVIY; from the coding sequence ATGAAAAACACAGATATAGTCCTTAATCACAAAATATTTAACGAAAAAATAAATAAAATTGAAAATGATGAGAAAACTCGTGTGTTTTGTAAACACGACTTTTCTCATCTTATGGATGTTGCTAGAATCTGCTATATTATTAATTTAGAAGAAAATTTGAATATCGACAAAGATTTAATATATGTTACAGCGCTTCTACATGATTTGGGAAGAGCTGATGAAGTGGATACAGGTATTAATCACAGCATATTATCTCAAGAAATTGCACAAGAAATTTTGAAAGATTTAGATTTTGACGATATCTCTAAACAAAGAATAATAAATGCAATTAAAAATCATAGAACTAAAGAAAAAAACGACGATAGATTTATAGAAATTTTTTACAAAGCAGACAAGCTGTCTAGGATGTGTTTTAGATGTCCTGCTAGAAGTATTTGCAATTGGTCAGAAGAGAAGAAAAATAAAACGGTTATTTATTGA
- a CDS encoding redox-sensing transcriptional repressor Rex produces the protein MARARVSLAVVKRLPKYYRYLGMIEQKGIIRVSSQELSSITGLTASQIRQDLNHFGGFGQQGYGYNVEELKSEIEKIMGINKSYRAIILGCGNIGKAIMNYKGFKSSGFNIVDVFDHGKKVGSKISDYEIRDIDKLEEYLKEEKPEIAVIALPTEIAQEICDKLVEGGIKGVWNFASLDLKLPKNVVLENVHLDESLYTLTYYMNNLADYPGTKN, from the coding sequence ATGGCAAGGGCAAGAGTATCATTAGCTGTTGTTAAGAGACTTCCAAAATACTATAGGTATTTAGGAATGATCGAGCAAAAGGGAATAATAAGAGTATCAAGTCAAGAATTGAGTAGCATAACAGGATTAACTGCTTCTCAAATCAGACAAGATTTAAACCATTTTGGTGGTTTTGGTCAACAAGGATACGGATACAATGTCGAAGAATTAAAATCAGAAATAGAAAAAATTATGGGAATTAACAAGTCTTATCGAGCAATAATTTTAGGTTGCGGAAATATAGGTAAAGCCATAATGAATTACAAAGGGTTTAAATCTTCAGGATTTAATATTGTTGATGTATTTGATCACGGTAAGAAAGTGGGATCTAAAATTTCAGATTACGAAATAAGAGATATCGATAAACTTGAAGAGTATCTTAAAGAGGAAAAACCGGAAATCGCTGTTATTGCCCTACCAACAGAAATAGCTCAAGAAATTTGCGATAAGCTAGTAGAAGGTGGAATAAAAGGAGTTTGGAATTTTGCATCATTAGATTTAAAATTACCAAAAAATGTTGTATTGGAAAATGTACATCTCGATGAAAGTTTGTATACACTGACATACTACATGAACAATTTAGCAGATTATCCAGGTACTAAAAATTAA
- the folK gene encoding 2-amino-4-hydroxy-6-hydroxymethyldihydropteridine diphosphokinase, producing the protein MDYLLVKDLEIYANHGVFQSEKELGQKFLVTLRMGYNMKKGATSNNLEDSIHYGILSKEVYDYFRSESIDLIETVAYKLVEFIFEKYKIVQELSVEIKKPWAPINLPLDTVKVTINRKKRRYFLGIGSNIGNKQEYVDSAIDRLKSIKSIELKRVSEMYITKAWGKTDQEDFLNCAVEIESYEEPEDLLNITQKIEQDLGRERHEKWGPRTIDIDILFCDGEIIYTDDLKIPHPYVQDRKFVLEPLNDFAEFFIHPVFHKTLKQLLEELESK; encoded by the coding sequence ATGGATTATCTTTTAGTTAAAGATTTAGAAATATACGCTAATCATGGAGTGTTTCAATCTGAAAAAGAATTGGGCCAAAAATTTTTGGTGACATTAAGAATGGGATACAATATGAAAAAAGGCGCAACATCAAATAATTTGGAAGATTCTATACATTATGGAATTTTGAGCAAAGAAGTTTATGATTATTTTCGATCGGAATCTATAGATTTAATTGAAACTGTAGCTTATAAATTAGTTGAGTTTATATTTGAAAAATATAAAATTGTACAAGAACTTTCTGTAGAAATAAAAAAACCATGGGCTCCTATCAATTTGCCACTGGATACAGTTAAAGTGACAATTAATAGGAAAAAAAGAAGATATTTCTTAGGGATTGGATCTAATATTGGAAACAAACAAGAATATGTTGACTCAGCTATTGATAGATTGAAAAGCATAAAAAGTATTGAACTGAAAAGAGTGTCTGAAATGTATATTACAAAAGCTTGGGGAAAAACTGATCAGGAAGATTTTCTAAATTGTGCTGTCGAAATAGAATCATATGAAGAACCTGAAGATTTGCTTAATATAACTCAAAAAATCGAACAAGATCTAGGAAGAGAAAGACACGAAAAATGGGGACCAAGAACTATAGATATCGACATTTTATTTTGTGATGGAGAAATAATATATACTGATGATTTGAAAATTCCTCATCCTTATGTTCAAGATAGAAAATTTGTGTTGGAACCTTTGAATGATTTTGCTGAATTTTTTATACATCCTGTTTTTCACAAAACCTTGAAGCAATTGTTAGAAGAATTAGAAAGCAAATAG